The Ruania halotolerans genome contains the following window.
TCGCGTCACCCGCGCCCGACGGCGTTTCGTCACTTCGCGCCGCAGCATCGGCCCCCGGTGGCCACGCTCGCGCGGCGTCGCCGAGCCCACAGAGCACCCGGTGTTGCGAGCCTTGTCCGACTGTCCTACTGTTATTAAGCACATACACAGTTGGGGCGGTGTCAGATGCAGATCGTGGTGTCGACCAGCTCGAGCACACCCATTTACGAGCAGATCAAGCGCCAGGTCCGCGCCTCGATCCTCTCCGGTGAGACGGGGGTCGGCGAGTTGCTGCCGTCCCTGCGTCACCTGGCGGCTGACCTGCGCGTCAGCACCATCACCATCACCCGGGCGTACAACGATCTCGCCGCTGAGGGCTTGGTCCAGGGCGAGCACGGCCGAGGTTTCGTCGTCCTTGCGGTCGATGCTCAAGTGGCCTCGACCGCGCTGGAGGCCCGTGTCGACGAGGCACTCGGCGAACTCGTGTCCGCGGCCCGGCGCGCCCAACTGAGCAAGTCCGATGTCCAACGCCGTCTCGATGAGAGCTGGAGCAGACATGACTGACCATGCGGTACGCGTCGACCACCTCCGGGTCAGGTGCCCGGGGTTCGAGATCCACGATCTCTCGCTCGCACTTCCCCGCGGCACCGTGCTCGGGCTCGTGGGCCCGAACGGAGCGGGCAAGACCACCACCATCCGCGCCATGCTCGGCCTGCTCACACCGGAGGGCGGCGCGATCGAGATCCTCGGGCGCCCGGCGGGCGCCACCGAGTCCCTCGCGCGCACCGGCATCGTCCTGGATGAACCGACCGCCGCCCCCGAGTGGTCCGTCACCAGTCTCGGCAGGCGGTGGGGCCCTTCTACCCCGCCTGGGACGGCGACCGGTTCGACCACCTGCTCGACCAGCTCTTGGTCCCCAAGCGCGAGCGCGTGGGAGACCTCTCCCGCGGGGAGGGCATCAAGCTCTCCCTCGCCACCGCCCTGGCCCAGCAGCCGGAGCTGCTGATCCTGGACGAGCCCTCCAGCGGCCTCGACCCGGCATCGCGGCGGCAGATCGCCGACCTCATCCGCGACTTCATGGTCGATCCCAGCCATGCAGTCCTGTTCTCCACGCACATCACCACCGATCTGGAGAATCTGGCGGACGAGATCATGGTGCTCGTGGCCGGCGAGGTGGCACATCACGGCCCGCTGATCGACCTCCCGGAGCAGTTCGCCATGGCTCGTGGCTCGGGCACGCCTCCCTCCGGCCCCCTCATCGGGCTGCAGGCGGCACGTGCCCAGTGGTCGGCCATGATCCGCCTGCAGGATTCAGCCGCCTTCGGACCCGAGGTGGTGATCGATGCCGCGAGCATCGACGACGTCGTGGTCCACCTCGCCGCCGAGGAGAAGGTGGTCGCCGCATGAGCGCGATGAGCGTCGGATTTGCCCGCTTCGATCTCCTCTCCTGGTTCCCGCGGAAGCAGACCCTGCTGACCTTGGCCTTCGTGGTGGTGATCGGGATCCTGCTGCCCGTCCCCGGGATGGCGATCATCGCCGCCGCGGTGGTCACATCCTTGATGGTCTCCGCGCCTTTCCTCGGCGACGAACAGGGCCGGCTGGACACGCTCTACGGCGTCCTGCCCGTCTCCCGGGCGAGCATCGTGGTCGGGCGCGCCGCGTCGCTGCTGACCTACTACCTGACGGCTGCCGCCCTGGCCACGGTCACCACCGTCGTCGTCAGCGCCACCCGGGGAGATGAGCCGGCCGCCGACCTGCTGCTGGTCGCCCATGCAGCCGCGGCGGCGATCGTCGGGATCGCCCTGGGTCTGCAGATGCCGGTCTTCTTCCGGATCGGCTACTCACGCGGGCGCCTGATGGCCTACGCGCCCACCGTCGTCATCGCCGGAGGTGCCTGGCTGTTGCAGGCGATCGGCTGGCACACGCCGGTGCTCGAGGCATTCTCCGGGGTGCCCGTCACGGTCCTTCTCGGCGCCGGACTGGCGGTGGGGCTCGCCGGGGTGATCCTCGGCGTCGTCATCTCCGCCCGGCTCTATCGGACGCGCGATCTCTGAGCTCCAGGCCCAGCACGGCATCCACGGCCATGGCGAGCGTCTGGGCCTCCTGGGCGGCGAGTGAGTCCTCAGCCGGTAGCGCACGCTCCAGACCGAGCCCGTTGAGGACCGTGGAGAGGAACCGCGCGCGGCGAGGGATGTCCTCGACCGGGATGCCGCCCTCCTCGGCGATCACGGTCAGCCAGTGCTCGAGGCGATACTGGGCGTCTCGTTCGATCGCCAGGTAGGACTCGCGAACCTGATCGGTCTGCTCGCCGGCGATGAACGTACGGCAGGTCGTCGCCATGGTCTCGCGCGCCTGTGCTCCGGCACCGATCAGGGCGAGCGGCTGCTGGAGCGCCTGGATGAGGCGCTCGCGCACCGGTAGCGAGGTGTCATGAATCGTGTCGCCGGGAGCGATCCAGCCGTAGATGCGTCGCATCACCTCATCGCGCAATTCCCGCTGCGTGGGGAAGTGGTGGCGCAACGATCCTGTGCTGACACCCGCCCGTGCTGCCACCGCGCGCACGCTCAGGCGCGCCGCCAGCCCCTCCTCGCTGATGATCGCGGCCGCGGCCGCCAGGATCCGCTCGCGCGTCGGAGGTCTCTGATCGTCATTCACGTCGCT
Protein-coding sequences here:
- a CDS encoding ABC-2 transporter permease, which encodes MSAMSVGFARFDLLSWFPRKQTLLTLAFVVVIGILLPVPGMAIIAAAVVTSLMVSAPFLGDEQGRLDTLYGVLPVSRASIVVGRAASLLTYYLTAAALATVTTVVVSATRGDEPAADLLLVAHAAAAAIVGIALGLQMPVFFRIGYSRGRLMAYAPTVVIAGGAWLLQAIGWHTPVLEAFSGVPVTVLLGAGLAVGLAGVILGVVISARLYRTRDL
- a CDS encoding TetR/AcrR family transcriptional regulator, producing the protein MNDDQRPPTRERILAAAAAIISEEGLAARLSVRAVAARAGVSTGSLRHHFPTQRELRDEVMRRIYGWIAPGDTIHDTSLPVRERLIQALQQPLALIGAGAQARETMATTCRTFIAGEQTDQVRESYLAIERDAQYRLEHWLTVIAEEGGIPVEDIPRRARFLSTVLNGLGLERALPAEDSLAAQEAQTLAMAVDAVLGLELRDRASDRAGRR
- a CDS encoding AAA family ATPase, producing the protein MGPFYPAWDGDRFDHLLDQLLVPKRERVGDLSRGEGIKLSLATALAQQPELLILDEPSSGLDPASRRQIADLIRDFMVDPSHAVLFSTHITTDLENLADEIMVLVAGEVAHHGPLIDLPEQFAMARGSGTPPSGPLIGLQAARAQWSAMIRLQDSAAFGPEVVIDAASIDDVVVHLAAEEKVVAA
- a CDS encoding GntR family transcriptional regulator is translated as MQIVVSTSSSTPIYEQIKRQVRASILSGETGVGELLPSLRHLAADLRVSTITITRAYNDLAAEGLVQGEHGRGFVVLAVDAQVASTALEARVDEALGELVSAARRAQLSKSDVQRRLDESWSRHD